A window from Telopea speciosissima isolate NSW1024214 ecotype Mountain lineage chromosome 8, Tspe_v1, whole genome shotgun sequence encodes these proteins:
- the LOC122671648 gene encoding glyceraldehyde-3-phosphate dehydrogenase, cytosolic isoform X1: protein MSSGKIKIGINGFGRIGRLVARVALQRDDVELVAVNDPFITTDYMTYMFKYDSVHGQWKHHDIKVQDSKTLLFGEKPVAVFGARNPEEIPWGETGAEFVVESTGVFTDKDKAAAHLKGGAKKVIISAPSKDAPMFVVGVNEKEYKSDIDIVSNASCTTNCLAPLAKVINDRFGIVEGLMTTVHSITATQKTVDGPSSKDWRGGRAASFNIIPSSTGAAKAVGKVLPQLNGKLTGMSFRVPTVDVSVVDLTVRLEKKATYEEIKAAIKEESEGNLKGILGYTEDDVVSTDFVGDNRSSIFDAKAGIALNDNFVKLVSWYDNEWGYSSRVIDLIVHIANTK from the exons ATGA GTTCTGGCAAGATCAAGATCGGAATCAATG GATTTGGAAGAATCGGTCGTTTGGTAGCGAGAGTCGCTCTTCAAAGGGATGATGTTGAACTTGTTGCAGTTAATGATCCTTTCATCACCACGGACTACATG ACCTACATGTTCAAATATGACAGTGTTCACGGTCAATGGAAGCATCATGACATCAAGGTCCAGGACTCGAAGACCCTTCTCTTTGGTGAGAAGCCAGTGGCGGTTTTCGGTGCCAG GAATCCAGAAGAGATCCCCTGGGGTGAGACTGGTGCCGAGTTTGTTGTTGAGTCAACTGGAGTGTTCACTGACAAGGACAAAGCCGCAGCCCACTTGAAG GGTGGTGCCAAGAAGGTTATCATTTCTGCCCCGAGTAAGGATGCCCCCATGTTTGTTGTGGGCGTCAATGAGAAGGAATACAAGTCTGACATTGACATTGTCTCCAATGCTAGCTGCACCACAAACTGCCTTGCTCCCCTTGCCAAG GTTATCAACGACAGATTTGGCATTGTTGAGGGTCTTATGACCACTGTCCACTCCATTACAG CCACTCAGAAGACTGTTGATGGGCCATCAAGCAAGGACTGGAGAGGTGGAAGAGCTGCTTCCTTCAACATCATCCCTAGCAGCACTGGAGCTGCCAAG GCTGTTGGGAAGGTTCTGCCACAATTGAACGGGAAATTGACTGGAATGTCTTTCCGTGTTCCCACCGTTGATGTCTCAGTGGTGGATCTCACTGTGAGGCTTGAGAAAAAGGCAACATATGAGGAGATCAAAGCTGCCATCAA GGAAGAGTCAGAGGGTAACCTGAAGGGCATCTTGGGATACACCGAGGATGATGTTGTCTCCACCGACTTCGTTGGTGACAACAG GTCGAGCATCTTTGATGCCAAGGCTGGAATTGCCTTGAACGATAACTTTGTGAAGCTTGTCTCCTGGTACGATAACGAGTGGGGATACAG CTCTCGTGTGATTGATTTGATCGTCCACATTGCCAACACCAAATAA
- the LOC122670936 gene encoding ankyrin-2-like: MPPSYFPLRWESTGDQWWYASPIDWAAANGHYDLVRELLHLDTNQLIKLTSLRRIRRLETVWDDETQFKHVAKCRSQVARKLFVECESKRGNNSLIRAGYGGWVLYTAASAGDLGFVKELLDRDPLLVFGEGEFGVTDIFYAAARSRNSEVFRVLFDFAVSPRCLMGSGGETEQQPEEVPSVFRWEMVNRAVHAAARGGNLEILRELLTDCTDVLAYKDLQGSTILHAASGRGQVEVVKYLVASFDIITSTDNQGNTALHVAAYRGHLAVLEALILASPSSSSLKNNGGDTFLHMAVAGFRTPGFRRLDRQIDLMKQLVCGKIISMQDVINIRNNDGRTPLHMAVLENMHSNLVELLMRVPSIDLNIRDVYGMTPLDLLRQGPKSALSELLIKQLISAGGMSNCQDYTARNAIVSHLKMQGIGSSPGTSFKISDAEIFLYTGIENASDAGGDLGSATCSSEISNFDSADGSHGSFDNKKPNSVNYAARRLKILLQWSRRKEKKTEDLKKLGDDDSVGSCKKQRNLDDTATPLRQRFSKPSSLPNNKRALSVRSNLPSPSRKKKLAVGLIHGVVQAIPQLSVPTRSSTSSFSNSPIPSPTSLDKQKGVHTGNESADPSCSKQSLIGGAVDMSQKQTPVKRRLMNQYFCFGAQSLAVHDPAMGPPSNQGYKRSLLSVS; this comes from the exons ATGCCTCCTTCATACTTCCCTCTGCGGTGGGAGAGCACAGGAGATCAGTGGTGGTACGCCTCCCCAATCGACTGGGCTGCTGCCAACGGCCACTATGACCTGGTCAGGGAGCTTCTCCATCTCGACACCAACCAACTCATCAAGCTCACCTCCCTCAGGCGAATTCGCCGTCTTGAAACCGTCTGGGACGACGAAACCCAGTTCAAGCATGTCGCCAAGTGTCGTTCTCAGGTTGCTCGGAAGCTGTTCGTAGAATGTGAGAGCAAGAGAGGAAACAACTCCCTCATACGTGCAGGCTACGGTGGATGGGTTCTGTACACTGCTGCCTCCGCTGGGGACTTGGGGTTTGTCAAGGAATTGCTCGACAGGGACCCTCTGTTAGTATTTGGGGAAGGAGAGTTCGGTGTCACGGATATCTTTTACGCTGCTGCAAGGAGCAGGAATTCTGAGGTGTTCAGGGTCCTGTTTGATTTCGCAGTCTCACCAAGGTGTTTGATGGGAAGTGGAGGAGAAACAGAGCAGCAGCCAGAGGAGGTTCCTTCGGTTTTTAGGTGGGAGATGGTGAACAGGGCTGTTCATGCAGCAGCTAGAGGAGGTAACTTGGAGATCCTCAGGGAGCTTCTTACAGATTGTACTGATGTCTTGGCTTATAAGGATCTTCAGGGTTCAACGATCTTGCATGCTGCCTCTGGCAGGGGACAGGTTGAG GTAGTCAAGTATCTAGTGGCATCCTTTGACATCATCACCTCAACTGACAATCAAGGAAACACGGCATTGCATGTGGCTGCTTACAGGGGTCACTTAGCAGTGTTAGAGGCTCTAATTCTTGCGTCGCCTTCATCCAGCTCTTTGAAAAACAATGGGGGAGATACCTTCCTCCATATGGCTGTGGCTGGTTTCCGCACTCCAGGTTTCCGAAGGTTGGACAGACAGATTGATCTCATGAAGCAGTTGGTCTGTGGAAAGATCATAAGTATGCAAGATGTCATTAATATCAgaaacaatgatggaagaacTCCCCTTCATATGGCTGTTCTTGAGAATATGCACTCTAATCTGGTGGAACTCCTAATGAGGGTACCGTCAATTGATTTGAACATACGTGATGTTTATGGCATGACGCCGCTAGATCTCCTCAGACAAGGGCCAAAATCTGCATTATCTGAATTACTGATTAAGCAGTTGATTTCTGCTGGTGGAATGTCCAATTGTCAGGACTATACGGCTAGAAATGCCATCGTTTCTCACCTAAAGATGCAAGGCATTGGAAGCAGTCCTGGAACTTCCTTTAAAATCTCTGATGCAGAGATATTCTTGTACACAGGCATTGAGAATGCATCAGATGCTGGTGGTGATCTGGGAAGTGCAACGTGCTCAAGTGAAATAAGTAACTTTGACTCAGCCGATGGGAGCCATGGCTCTTTTGATAATAAAAAGCCTAATTCTGTAAACTATGCAGCAAGACGTCTAAAAATTCTCCTCCAATGGTCAAggcgaaaagaaaagaaaactgaagatttgaagaagttgGGAGATGATGATTCAGTAGGATCATGTAAGAAACAGAGAAATTTGGATGACACTGCAACGCCACTCAGGCAAAGATTCTCAAAACCCTCATCTCTTCCGAACAACAAAAGGGCTCTTTCTGTCAGGAGTAATCTTCCAAGTCCATCCCGCAAGAAGAAGCTTGCTGTAGGACTAATCCATGGTGTTGTTCAGGCCATACCACAGTTATCTGTTCCCACCAGATCATCTACCAGTTCTTTCTCAAACTCACCGATTCCGTCACCTACTTCATTGGATAAACAAAAAGGTGTGCATACTGGAAATGAAAGTGCTGATCCCTCTTGCTCTAAGCAATCTCTAATTGGTGGAGCAGTGGACATGAGCCAAAAACAAACCCCAGTAAAAAGGAGGTTGATGAACCAGTACTTCTGTTTCGGTGCACAAAGCTTGGCTGTACATGACCCTGCTATGGGGCCTCCGTCAAACCAGGGTTATAAGCGTTCACTTCTATCAGTGTCTTGA
- the LOC122671648 gene encoding glyceraldehyde-3-phosphate dehydrogenase, cytosolic isoform X2, which produces MGKIKIGINGFGRIGRLVARVALQRDDVELVAVNDPFITTDYMTYMFKYDSVHGQWKHHDIKVQDSKTLLFGEKPVAVFGARNPEEIPWGETGAEFVVESTGVFTDKDKAAAHLKGGAKKVIISAPSKDAPMFVVGVNEKEYKSDIDIVSNASCTTNCLAPLAKVINDRFGIVEGLMTTVHSITATQKTVDGPSSKDWRGGRAASFNIIPSSTGAAKAVGKVLPQLNGKLTGMSFRVPTVDVSVVDLTVRLEKKATYEEIKAAIKEESEGNLKGILGYTEDDVVSTDFVGDNRSSIFDAKAGIALNDNFVKLVSWYDNEWGYSSRVIDLIVHIANTK; this is translated from the exons ATG GGCAAGATCAAGATCGGAATCAATG GATTTGGAAGAATCGGTCGTTTGGTAGCGAGAGTCGCTCTTCAAAGGGATGATGTTGAACTTGTTGCAGTTAATGATCCTTTCATCACCACGGACTACATG ACCTACATGTTCAAATATGACAGTGTTCACGGTCAATGGAAGCATCATGACATCAAGGTCCAGGACTCGAAGACCCTTCTCTTTGGTGAGAAGCCAGTGGCGGTTTTCGGTGCCAG GAATCCAGAAGAGATCCCCTGGGGTGAGACTGGTGCCGAGTTTGTTGTTGAGTCAACTGGAGTGTTCACTGACAAGGACAAAGCCGCAGCCCACTTGAAG GGTGGTGCCAAGAAGGTTATCATTTCTGCCCCGAGTAAGGATGCCCCCATGTTTGTTGTGGGCGTCAATGAGAAGGAATACAAGTCTGACATTGACATTGTCTCCAATGCTAGCTGCACCACAAACTGCCTTGCTCCCCTTGCCAAG GTTATCAACGACAGATTTGGCATTGTTGAGGGTCTTATGACCACTGTCCACTCCATTACAG CCACTCAGAAGACTGTTGATGGGCCATCAAGCAAGGACTGGAGAGGTGGAAGAGCTGCTTCCTTCAACATCATCCCTAGCAGCACTGGAGCTGCCAAG GCTGTTGGGAAGGTTCTGCCACAATTGAACGGGAAATTGACTGGAATGTCTTTCCGTGTTCCCACCGTTGATGTCTCAGTGGTGGATCTCACTGTGAGGCTTGAGAAAAAGGCAACATATGAGGAGATCAAAGCTGCCATCAA GGAAGAGTCAGAGGGTAACCTGAAGGGCATCTTGGGATACACCGAGGATGATGTTGTCTCCACCGACTTCGTTGGTGACAACAG GTCGAGCATCTTTGATGCCAAGGCTGGAATTGCCTTGAACGATAACTTTGTGAAGCTTGTCTCCTGGTACGATAACGAGTGGGGATACAG CTCTCGTGTGATTGATTTGATCGTCCACATTGCCAACACCAAATAA
- the LOC122670939 gene encoding prohibitin-3, mitochondrial-like produces the protein MGSNQAAVSFLTNLARAAFGLGVGATILNSSLYTVDGGERAVLFDRFRGVLEETVGEGTHFLIPWLQKPYIFDIRTHPHTFSSVSGTKDLQMVNLTLRLLSRPEVPRLPTIFKTLGVEYDEKVLPSIGNEVLKAVVAQFNADQLLTERPHVSALVRESLIRRAKDFNIVLDDVAITHLSYGAEFSRAVEQKQVAQQEAERSKFVVAKAEQERRAAIIRAEGESEAAKLISEATAAAGMGLIELRRIEASREIAATLAKTPNVVYLPGGNNMLLGLNPSLTPGR, from the coding sequence atgggTAGCAACCAAGCTGCGGTGTCGTTCCTGACGAACCTAGCAAGAGCTGCTTTCGGCTTGGGTGTGGGCGCAACCATTCTGAATTCATCTCTCTACACCGTCGATGGAGGGGAAAGGGCTGTACTCTTCGATCGATTCAGGGGAGTGCTGGAAGAGACGGTGGGTGAGGGTACCCATTTCTTGATCCCATGGCTGCAGAAGCCCTACATCTTTGATATCCGTACTCATCCCCACACCTTCTCCTCCGTCTCCGGCACCAAGGATCTCCAGATGGTTAACCTCACCCTCCGTCTCCTCTCCCGCCCTGAAGTCCCCCGTCTCCCGACTATTTTCAAGACCCTTGGCGTCGAATACGACGAGAAGGTCCTCCCTTCCATCGGCAACGAAGTTCTCAAGGCTGTCGTTGCCCAATTCAACGCCGATCAGCTCCTCACAGAGCGTCCCCATGTCTCCGCCCTCGTTCGTGAAAGCTTGATTCGCCGCGCCAAGGATTTTAACATCGTCCTCGACGACGTCGCCATCACTCACCTCTCATATGGTGCCGAATTCTCCAGGGCCGTCGAGCAGAAGCAGGTTGCCCAGCAGGAGGCCGAGCGGTCCAAGTTTGTTGTGGCCAAGGCCGAGCAGGAGAGGAGAGCTGCCATTATTAGGGCAGAAGGAGAGAGTGAGGCCGCCAAGTTGATCTCCGAAGCCACTGCAGCTGCTGGGATGGGCTTGATTGAGTTGAGGAGAATCGAGGCGTCCAGGGAGATTGCTGCCACCTTGGCCAAGACACCCAACGTTGTCTACCTTCCTGGTGGGAATAACATGCTTCTTGGTCTCAACCCTTCTTTGACGCCTGGCCGTTGA